DNA sequence from the Streptomyces tsukubensis genome:
CAGATCGTCGACGCGGAAGAAGACGTACGGTCCGGCGCCGCGGTCGCCGCCGTGGATGCCGCCGGGCCCGCCCGGTGTACGGAACGCGTGCCCGCCGCCCATACCGCCGGGCTCGAAGGACCAGCCCAGCAGCGCTCCGTAGAACGCCCTGGCCCGGTCGGCGTCGGCCACACCGAGTTCGACGAAGGAGATCTCACCGGCCATCGTCCGGCCCGCCTTCCGCCCGGGTCACGGTCGCCCGGGTCCTTCCACCGTAGGGGCGGGCCCCACCCGCCGCACCCCCTAGAGCCGTCCCCGGCCGCCCCTAGAGAGGGCGGGGGTTCTTGACCGCCCGATGGCACCGGGCGAGGGTGGGAGTCGGCCGCCGCCTGACACGTGTTCGCCGGTGGGGTACGGCCGTGCGCAAGGCCGTCCCGTCGGCGCAGAGTCGCGACGCCGGGCCGTCGTCCCGTTCCGTTCGTCGTCGACCAGGCAGGGGTGACCCCTTGTTCGATTCCCCCGGGTCCGGGGTGCCGGGCGCACCGCCCGACACGGTGCTGTCGTACGCCTCCGGCACCGCCACCCCGTGTACCCACACGCCCCGTCAGACCCCTGCATACCAGGGCAAGGGTGACCGATTGAGGGAGGGCAAGCTCACACTCCGTACATCTGCTGTACGTGTGTGCAGATGTCCTAGCATCCCGGCATGACCGTGCTCCCCGACCGCCCCCTTGAGGGGTTCTCCCTGGCCGCAGACTTCCCCGAGGCCGACGCCGGCACCTGGCGCCGCCTGGTCGCCGGTGTGCTGCGCAAGACGGGCAAGGACGTCCCCGAGGACGCGGTGGAGGACGCGCTCGCCACCCTCGTCGAAGAGGGTCTGAGCGTCCGTCCGCTGCATACCGGCGACCAGACGGACGACACCTCCGCCCCCACCGGCTTGCCGGCCTTTCCCGGCTTCGCCCCCTTCACCCGCGGCGGCCGTCCCGAAGGCGGCGCGGTCGCCGGATGGGACGTACGGCAGCGTCACGACCGTCCGGATCCGGCCGCCGCCAACGAGGCGGTCCTCGCCGATCTGGAGCACGGCGTCACGTCCCTGTGGCTGTCCGTCGGCGCGTCCGGCGTCCCGGTCTCCGGGCTGGCCGCCGCTCTCGACGGCGTACTGCTCGACCTCGCGCCCGTCGTCCTCGACGCCGGTGACGACGTCGAGGAGGCCGCCGCCGTCCTCTTCGGTCTGTACGAGCGGGCGGGCACCGCCCCGGCACCCGGCGGCAATCTGGGCGCCGACCCCTTCGGGCAGGCGGCGCGCACCGGCGCCCACGACGCCGTCACGGACCGTCTCGGGGTCGCGGTGGGGCTCGCCCGGCGCTGCCACGAGACCGTGCCCGGTCTGCGCGCGCTGACCGTGGACGCGCTGCCGTACCACGAGGCCGGTGCGTCGGCCGCCCAGGAACTCGGCTGTTCCCTGGCGACCGGGGTGGCCCTGCTGCGTGCGCTCACGGACGCCGGACTCGGCATCGAAGCGGCCCTGGGCCAGCTGGAGTTCCGGTACGCGGCGGGCGCCGACCAGTTTCTGACGATCGCGAAGCTGCGGGCGGCCCGGCGCCTCTGGGCCCGGGTCGCCGAGGCGTGCGGCGCCGACGGTACGGCGGGCGCCCAGCGCCAGCACGCGGTCACCTCACCGGTGATGATGACCCGTCGGGACCCCTGGGTGAACATGCTGCGCACCACGGTCGCCGCGCTCGGCGCGGGCGTCGGCGGCGCGGACGCGGTGACGGTGCTGCCGTTCGACCATGCGCTCGGTCTGCCGGACGCCTTCGCCCGCCGGATCGCCCGCAACACCTCCGTGATCCTGCTGGAGGAGTCGCATATCGGCCGGGTGATCGACCCGGCGGGCGGCTCCTGGTACGTGGAGCGGCTCACGGAGGATCTGGCCCAGCGGGCCTGGGAGTGGTTCCAGGAGCTGGAGCGGGCCGGTGGACAGCTCGCCGCGCTCCGCTCCGGTCTGGTGGAGACGCGCATCGGCGCCGTGTGGGAGCACCGCCGCGGAAAGCTGGCCACCCGCCGGGAGCCGGTCACCGGAGTCAGCGAGTTCCCCCTGCTGTCCGAGGCACCGGTGAAGCGCGACCCCGCGCCCGAACCGCCGGCGGGCGGGCTGCCCAGGGTCCGGCGCGACGAGGCGTTCGAGGCGCTGCGCAGCCGCTCCGACGCGGCCGTGGCGGCGGGCGGCGACCGGCCGCGGATCTTCCTGGCGGCCCTCGGCCCGGCGTCGGCGCACACCGCTCGCGCCTCGTTCACGGCAAACCTGTTCGCCGCGGGCGGTATCGAGCCGGTGCACGATCCGGTGACGGTGGACGCCGGTTCGGTGGCGGCGGCCTTCGCGGCCTCCGGGGCGGAACTGGCCTGCATCTGTTCCAGTGACGCGCTCTACGCCGAACAGGCGGAATCGGTCGCCGGGGCGCTGAAGGCCGCGGGGGCGCGCCGCGTCTACCTCGCCGGGCGCCCCGGGGAACTGCGCGAGACGTACGAACGGGCCGGGGTGGACGAGTTCGTGGTCGCGGGCGGCGACGCCGTGGCCGTGCTCACCCGGGCCCTCGACCTGATCGGAGTGGCTCCGTGACCATCCCCGACTTCACCGGCATCGAGCTGGGGCCGGGCGCGCGGGCGGCCGGTGACGACGACCGCTGGCGGGCCGCCGTCAAGGAGTCCTGCGGACGGAACGCGGACGACCTGGTGTGGGAGACCCCGGAGGGGATCCCTGTGAAGCCGCTGTACACGGAGGCCGATCTGGCCCCGGTGGACTTCCTGGGCACCTATCCGGGGATCGCGCCGTATCTGCGCGGCCCGTACCCGACGATGTACGTCAACCAGCCGTGGACGATCCGGCAGTACGCGGGGTTCTCCACCGCCGAGGAGTCCAACGCCTTCTACCGGCGGAATCTGGCGGCCGGTCAGAAGGGCCTGTCGGTCGCCTTCGACCTGCCGACGCACCGGGGGTACGACTCCGATCATCCCCGGGTCACCGGTGATGTCGGCATGGCCGGGGTGGCGATCGACTCCATCTACGACATGCGGCAGCTCTTCGCCGGTATTCCGCTGGACCGGATGAGCGTGTCGATGACCATGAACGGCGCGGTGCTGCCGGTCCTGGCGCTGTACATCGTGGCGGCCGAGGAGCAGGGGGTGGCGCCCGAGCAGCTGGCCGGGACCATCCAGAACGACATCCTCAAGGAGTTCATGGTCCGCAACACGTACATCTATCCGCCGAAGCCGTCGATGCGGATCATCTCCGACATCTTCGCCTTCACCTCGCGGCGGATGCCCCGCTACAACTCCATCTCCATCTCCGGGTACCACATCCAGGAGGCGGGGGCGACGGCCGATCTGGAGCTGGCGTACACGCTGGCGGACGGCATGGAGTATCTGCGGGCCGGTATCGGCACCGGTCTCGACGTGGACGCGTTCGCGCCGCGGCTGTCGTTCTTCTGGGCGATCGGCATGAACTTCTTCATGGAGGTCGCCAAGCTGCGGGCGGCCCGGCTGCTGTGGGCGAAGCTGGTGCGCACCTTCGAGCCGAAGAACGCGAAGTCGCTGTCGCTGCGCACCCATTCCCAGACCTCGGGCTGGTCGCTGACGGCGCAGGACGTGTTCAACAATGTGACGCGGACCTGTGTGGAGGCGATGGCCGCCACCCAGGGGCACACCCAGTCGCTGCACACCAACGCGCTGGACGAGGCGCTGGCGCTGCCGACGGACTTCTCGGCGCGGATCGCCCGCAACACCCAGATCCTGCTCCAGCAGGAGTCGGGGACGACCCGGGCGATCGACCCCTGGGGCGGCAGTGCGTACGTGGAGCGGCTGACGTACGACCTGGCGCGCCGGGCCTGGCAGCACATCGAGGAGGTCGAGGCCGCGGGCGGCATGGCGCAGGCCATCGACGCGGGCATCCCCAAGCTGCGGGTGGAGGAGGCGGCGGCCCGGACCCAGGCCCGGATCGACTCGGGCCGGCAGCCGGTGATCGGCGTGAACAAGTACCGGGTCGAATCCGACGAGCAGATCGACGTGCTGAAGGTCGACAACTCGGCGGTGCGGGCGCAGCAGATCGACAAGCTGCGGCGGCTCCGGGAGGAGCGCGACGAGGCGGTGTGCCGGGACGCGCTGCGGGCGCTGACCGCGGCCGCGGGCTCGGCGCCCGGCCCCGGTCTTGAGGGCAATCTGCTGGCGCTGGCGGTGGACGCGGCGCGCGCGAAGGCGACCGTGGGTGAGATCTCGGACGCCCTGGAGGCCGTGTACGGGCGGCATTCGGGCCAGATCCGTACGATCTCCGGTGTGTACCGAGGTGAGGCAGGACAGTCCCCGTCCGTGGCGCGGACCCGGACGCTGGTCGAGCAGTTCGAGGAGGCGGAGGGCCGCCGGCCGCGGATCCTGGTGGCGAAGATGGGCCAGGACGGGCACGACCGCGGCCAGAAGGTGATCGCCACGGCCTTCGCGGACCTGGGCTTCGACGTGGACGTGGGCCCGCTGTTCCAGACGCCCGAGGAGGTGGCGCGGCAGGCGGTGGAGGCCGATGTGCATATCGTCGGGGTGTCGTCGCTGGCGGCGGGGCATCTGACGCTGGTGCCCGCGCTGCGGGAGGAACTGGCGGCGCAGGACCGGGAGGACATCATGATCGTGGTGGGCGGGGTGATTCCGCCGCAGGACGTGGCGACGCTCCGCGAGTCGGGTGCGGCGGCCGTGTTCCCGCCCGGGACGGTGATCCCGGACGCGGCGTACGACCTGGTCACGACGTTGTCCGCGGCGCTGGGCCACACCTCGTGAGGCCGGTGACCGGGGTAGCCGGCCCGCGGGGCGGCGGGGCGGAGCGGATGTGCCGGTGAGCGTCGATCTCGCCGCCTATGTGAAGGGCGTACGGGAGGGTTCCCGGGCGTACATCGCCCGGGCGGTCACCCTGGTGGAGTCCCGCCGCCCCGACCACCGGGTGCTCGCCCAGGAGCTGCTGTCGGAGCTGCTGCCCCATGCGGGTGCCGCCCGGCGGGTGGGCATCAGCGGGGTGCCGGGGGTCGGCAAGTCGACCTTCATCGACGCGTTGGGCACGATGCTGACGGGGCTCGGCCACCGGGTCGCGGTGCTCGCGGTGGACCCCTCGTCCCGGCGTACCGGCGGTTCCATCCTGGGCGACAAGACCCGGATGGAGCGGCTGTCGACGGATCCGGCGGCCTTCGTCCGGCCGTCGCCTTCGGCGGGCACGCTCGGCGGGGTCGCGAAGGCCACCCGGGAGACGATGGTGGTGATGGAGGCCGCGGGCTACGACGTGGTGCTCGTCGAGACCGTGGGCGTGGGCCAGTCGGAGACCACGGTCGCCCAGATGGTCGACACGTTCCTGCTGCTGACGCTGGCCAGGACCGGGGACCAGCTCCAGGGCATCAAGAAGGGCGTCCTGGAGCTGGCGGACGTGATCGCCGTCAACAAGGCGGACGGGCCCCATGAGCGCGATGCCCGCTCGGCCGCCCGCGAACTCGCCGGGGCGCTGCGCCTGATGCACCCGGCGGACGCGGCCTGGACCCCGCCGGTGCTGTCGTGCAGCGCGCGTGAGTCGGCCGGTCTGGACACGGTGTGGGAGCGGGTGGAGCAGCACCGCGATCTGCTGTCGTCGACGGGGAAGCTCGCCGCGAAGCGCCGTGACCAGCAGATCGACTGGGTGTGGTCGATGGTCCGGGACGAGCTGACGGAGCGGCTGCGTACGCATCCCGCGGTCCGGGACCTGGTTCCGGACGTGGAGCGCGCGGTGCGCGGCGGGGAGCTGACGGCGACGCTGGCGGCGCGGCGGATCCTGGAGGCGTTCGAGAGCCCGCGCTGATCGGGGCCGGATGTTTGCGGCGGACCGGGGGGTGTAGTAATTATGGAAGAGCCCCCGCCCGGGAACTGGGAATTCATAGGGCGGGAGCTCACGCAGTGCAGTGGGTTGACCTGAGCCCCGTCTATGGGGGCTCAGTTCAGCCCTTCAGCCACCTCCCCAGCTTCCACGCGATCCGGACCAGCAGGTCCTCGGCGCGCTGCCGCAGTGATGGCTTCTGCTTCCTGCGACGCCCCATGGGCGCCTCCCCTCAGAACCGGCCGCCGAGATTCCCGGTCGACGGCCCTTCCTTCGGATTCGGGCCGGGCCCCGAGGGGAGGGGCCCGGACGTGTCCGTGAGGGGAGGCGCACCGCAGTGCGCACCGAGCACACTACCTCCGCTCCCCCGTTCGGCCCGACACTCCGTCAACTCGCGTCCACCACGGCCACTCGTGCGAGCGAATCGCCTCGGTCCGGCGTTAGCCTGGCCCTATGCACAGACCTCCCGTATCACACGTACTGACCTGGGAAATCGTCGAGAATCAGGGGTACGAGACCGCCTGGGTAGGGCTCGGGGACGGGGTGCTGGAGGCCCGGGGGCGGGCCGTCGGTATCGCCCCGGAGCCGTACTGGATCACCTATGAGCTGCGGACCGGGCCGGAGTGGACGACCCGGGAGCTGCGGGTGACTGCCGAGTCGGCGGACGGGGTACGGGGTACGGTCCTCGCCCACGACGGCTCCGGGCACTGGACCGTCGACGGCGAGCAGCGGCCCGATCTCGACGGGGCCCTCGACTGCGATCTCGGGCTGTGCCCGCTCACCAACACCATGCCGGTGCTCCGGCACGGACTGCACCGGGCCGGTCCCTCCGGTGCGGCACGGACGTTCACCATGGCGTGGGTGTCGGTGCCCGATCTGACGGTCCGTGCGTCGGAGCAGACGTACACCCCGCTGGAGGAGACGGACGACGGCGGGGCGCTCGTCCGCTACGAGGCGGGCGACTTCCGCCGGGACATCGAGATCGGTGCGGACGGGTTCGTCGTCGACTACCCGGACCTGGCGTATCTGATCGGCCACGCCACCCACGGCTGACCGGGCGGCCGGGCGCGACCGGGCAGCCGTGGAATCGGCGGAACGCGGCGGGTAGCGTGCGCGGTGTGGTGAGTGAGCGACGACCCGACCGGCAGGCCCCTCGTCATCGCCGCGCCCCGCGCGCGGCCCGTGTTCCGGGGGTGGTGGTATGAGGCTCGCCCTGCTGGGCGGCGGCGGGTTCCGGGTTCCGCTGGTGTACGGGGCCCTGCTGGGCGACCGTGCGGAGGGCCGGATCACCGAGCTGGTGCTGTACGACGTCGACTCCGGGCGGCTGACCGCCGTCGCCCGGGTCCTCGCCGAGCAGGCCGAAGGGGTGCCGGACGCCCCGGCCGTGACGGTGACCACCGACCTCGACGAGGCGCTGCGCGGAGCCGACTTCGTCTTCTCGGCGATCCGCGTCGGCGGCCTCGAAGGGCGCGCCGCCGACGAGCGGATCGCGCTGGCGGAGGGTGTGCTGGGCCAGGAGACCGTGGGTGCGGGCGGGATCGCGTACGGGCTGCGCACGGTGCCCGTTGCGGTGGAGATCGCCCGCCGGGTGGCCCGCCTCGCGCCGGATGCCCTGGTCATCAACTTCACCAATCCGGCGGGCCTGGTCACCGAGGCGATGGCCGGGGTGCTGGGCGACCGTGTGGTGGGGATCTGCGATTCGCCGGTGGGCCTCGGGCGGCGGGTCGCCCGGCTGCTCGGCGCCGATCCGGCGACGGCGTGGATCGACTACGCGGGCCTCAACCATCTGGGCTGGCTGCGCGGTCTGCGGGTCGGCGGCCGGGATCTGCTGCCCGGGCTGCTGGCCGATCCGGTACTGCTGGGGTCCTTCGAGGAGGGCCGGCTGTTCGGGGCCGACTGGCTGCGGACCCTGGGCGCCGTCCCCAACGAGTATCTGCACTACTACTACTTCAACCGGGAGACGGTGGCCGCCTACCGGAGCGCGGAGCGGACCCGGGGCGCGTTCCTCCACGAGCAGCAGGACGGGTTCTACGCGGCGATGCGGCGACCTGGCGGCGGCTCGGCGCTGGCGGCCTGGGACCGTACCCGCGCCGAGCGGGAGGCGACGTACATGGCGCACAACCGGCAGGCGGCGGGCGCGGGCGAGCGGGACGCCGCCGATCTGGAGTCCGGGGGCTACGAGCAGGTCGCCCTGGCGCTGATGCGGGCCGTCGCCCGGGACGAGCGCACCACCCTGATCCTCAACGTCCGCAACCGGGGCGCCCTGGCACCGCTGGATGCGGACGCGGTCGTCGAGGTGCCCTGCCTGGTCGACGGCAACGGCGCGCATCCGGTGACCGTCTCCCCGCTGACCGGCCATGCGGCGGGGCTGGTGACCGCGGTGAAGGCGGTGGAGCGGGAGGTGCTGGCGGCGGCCGGGTCCGGATCGCGCGAGCGGGCGGTGGCGGCGTTCGCGCTGCACCCGCTGGTCGACTCGGTGACGGTGGCCCGACGGCTGGTGGATGCCTATGCGGCGGCCCATCCGGGGCTCGCCTATCTGCGGTAGGACCCGGGCGGCTGTCTGGGCAGGCCCCGGGCGGGGTCCGGCGCGCGCCGATAATATGGTGATATGGCTGAGCGCCGTGCCGCGCCGACCGCCCCCGATCTGGTCATCGAGACGGACGACGGCTCCACCGTGATGCATCCGGGCCGGGCATACCAGGTCGGACGGGACCCGCTGTGCGACATCGTGTTCGACGACGACCGTGTGTCATGGCACCACGCCGTCCTGCGGGCCGACGCCGACCACTGGACGGTGGAGGACGAGCACAGCACCAACGGCACCTACGCGGACGGGCTGCGGGTCCGCTCCTGGGACGTGGGCGCGGGCAGCGAGCTGCGGTTCGGCAGCGCCACGGACGGGCCCCGCGCGGTCCTCGTCGACCGGGCCGCCCCCGCCCCCGCCCGTACCGCGCACGGCCCCGCCGCCGCGGAGCATCCTGGCCCGCATGTGTCCGTACCGGCCGCCACCGGCACCTTCCGGCATCCGACGTCGGTACGGCCGCGGCCCGCCCGTACCGTCCGGATCGGCCGGGCCTCCGACAACGACCTCGTCGTCGACGATCTGACGGTCTCCCGCCACCACGCCGAACTGCGGTCCCGCCCCGACGGGACCTACGAGATCGCCGATATCGGCTCCCACAACGGCACCTTCCTCAACGGTGTCGCGGTGACCGTCGCCGCCGTGGCCGAGGGCGACGTCGTCGGCATCGGGCACTCGGACTTCTGTCTCATCGGCGACGAACTCCAGGAGTACGTCGACACCGGCGAGGTCACGCTCGACGTGCAGGAGCTGACGGTGACCGTGGACCGCGGCCGCCGTACCCTCCTCGACCGGGTCACGTTCCCGGTACCCGAGCGCTGTCTGCTGGCCGTGGTCGGCCCCAGCGGCGCCGGAAAGTCGACCCTGCTCAACGCGCTCACCGGGCTGCGGCCCGCCGACGGCGGCGCCGTGCTGTACGACGGCCGTGACCTGTACCGGGACTACGCGGAGCTGCGGCAGCGCATCGGGCTCGTACCGCAGGACGACATCCTGCACACGCAGCTCACCGTGCGCGCGGCCCTCGGGTACGCGGCCGAGCTGCGGTTCCCGCAGGACACGGGCAAGGAGGAGCGGCGCGGCCGGGTCTCCGAGGTGATCCGGGAACTGGGGCTCGGACACCGTGCCCAGCAGCCCGTGCACCGGCTCTCCGGCGGGCAGCGCAAACGGGTCAGCGTGGCCCTGGAGCTGCTGACGAAACCGTCGCTGCTCTTTCTCGACGAGCCGACGTCGGGGCTCGACCCGGGCATGGACCGTTCGGTGATGCAGATGCTGCGGACCCTGGCCGACGACGGACGGACCGTGGTCGTGGTGACGCACAGCGTCCTCAGTCTGGATGTGTGCGACCGGCTGCTGGTCCTGGCGCCGGGCGGCAGGACCGCCTACTACGGGCCGCCGGACGAGGCGCTGGGTTTCTTCGGCCACGAGCGGTGGCCGGAGGCCTTCGCGGCGTTCGAGAACGAGCCCGACCGGGACTGGGCGGGCGACTACGCCGCGTCGGAGCACCACCGGCGCTATGTCACGGAAGCCTCCGCGCAGCCGCCGCCCGAGGCCACCAGGGGGCCCGTGCGCCCGGCGCCGCCGCCCGCGAAGCCGCGGAGCCGGAGCGCCCAGCTGTGGACCCTGGTACGGCGGTACACGGCGGCCCTCAGCGCCGACCGTACGTTCCTCGTGGTGATGATCGCCCTGCCGTTTGTGATGGGGGCGATGGCGCGCGCCCTGGCGGGCAGTGCGCTGACCCGCGATACGGCGATGAACGCCCTGCTGATCCTCTGTGTCGGCGGGGTGCTGACGGGCTCCGCGAACGCCGTGCGCGAGCTGGTGAAGGAGCGGGCGATCTACCGGCGGGAACGGGCCGTGGGGCTGTCCCGGGGGGCGTATCTGCTGTCGAAGGTGGTGGTGCTGGGCACGGTGACGGTGCTCCAGGCCGTGGTCCTCACCCTGATCGGACTGGCCGGGGTGCGGCTCAACGCGCCGGGCGGCAGCGGGGTGCTGCTGCCACCCCTGGTCGAACTGACCCTGGCGGTGGCACTGCTGTCGTTCACGGCGATGATGCTCGGTCTGCTGATCTCCGCCCTGGTCTCCAAGGAGGAGGTCACCATGCCCCTGCTGGTGCTCCTCGCGATCGTGCAGGTCGTGTTCTGCGGGGCACTGCTGGAACTGCACGGGCTTCCGGTCGCGGAACAGCTGGCCTGGCTGGTGCCGTCCCGGTGGGCGCTGGCGGCGATGGCGGCCACGGTGGGGCTGGGGAGACTGGTGCCGGGTGCCCTGACGGCGGATCCGCTGTTCGAGCACTCCGCGGCGGTGTGGCTGCTGGATATGGGCATGATGGTGGTGCTGTCCGTGCTGTACGGCTGGCTGGTCGCCCTCCTCCTGCGCCGCCAGGAGCCCTCCGTGATGCGGAAGTAGGCACCGTTCGATGACCGAGGAGACCGAGGACTTCACCCCGACGCATGTGGTGCCGCCGGGCGGGCTGGCGGCCTGGGAGACTCCGGGCACCTCACGGCCCGCCGCGTCCCTGGACCCGCTGCTGCCGGTGCTGCTGGCCGACCGGCGCGGCGACTGGGGGCGGATCGTCTGTGCGAACGGATGGTCGGCCTGGGTCGACGGCCGGCTGCTGGTCGCGGTGCCGCAGCCGCCGCCCGCGACCGGACGGCCGCTGACCAGGACGGCCGATCAGCGGCCCCAGCTGGCGAAGACGGGCGAGGCGGTCAGCCGCTACCGCAGCGCCGCCGACGATCTCGCGGGCGGCCGGATCGACGGCGAGACCTTCCGCAGCCGGACCCGGGGGCTGCGGGCCGGGGTCGTCATCGACGGCGAGTCCGTATGGCTGTACGAGGCCGAGCACGAGCGGTGGGTGTACGGGGACGGGGTGCGGCTGGGCACGTACGCGGTGTCCCGGGAGGCGCGGGACGACGCCCCGACCGGGGGCACGCCGGACGCACGGCCCGGCGCCGAGCCGGGACAGGGCTCCGTGACCGGATCCGGCGCCGAGGCCCTCACCGGACCCCGGCCGGAGGAACCGCCCGGAGCGGTCGGGGCGCCCGGGGCGCCCGGGACCGGACCGCCGCCGGATGCGCCGCCGCCCACCAGGGTGGTCGCCCCCGACGGCGGTGACGGCGGGGCGGCGCCCCGGCCGACGCGCCCGGGCGGCGAAGGCTGATGGGGCCGCGCGAAACCGGTGCGTCCGGCGGGCCGGACCCGAGCGCGCCGAAGGATGCACCGGCACCGGATCCCCCGTCCGGACGCCCGACCGACCTCGCCGGAAAGCGGATCGCGGACTACCGGATCGAACAGGAGATCGGCCGGGGCGGGATGGCGGTCGTCTACCGGGCCCGTGACCTGCGGCTGGACCGTACTGTCGCACTGAAGCTGCTGGCACCCGAACTGGCCCGCAACGACACCTTTCGCCGCCGGTTCACCCATGAGTCACGGGTGGCCGCCGCCATCGACCACCCCCATATCGTCCCGGTGTTCGAGGCCGGGGAGGCGGACGGGCTGCTGTACATCGCCATGCGGTACGTGCCCGGCCAGGACCTGCGGACCCTGCTGCGCCGGGAGGGCCCGCTGCCCATGGCCACGGCGGGCCGGATCGCCGCGCAGACCGCCTCCGCCCTGGACGCGGCGCACCGGCACGATCTGGTGCACCGCGATGTGAAACCGGGGAACGTCCTGGTCGACGAGGGCACCGACAGCGACCATCCGGAGCATGTGTATCTCACCGACTTCGGGCTGACGAAGAAGTCGCTCTCGCTGACCGGGTTCACGACGGTGGGCCAGTTCGTCGGCACACTGG
Encoded proteins:
- a CDS encoding serine/threonine-protein kinase → MGPRETGASGGPDPSAPKDAPAPDPPSGRPTDLAGKRIADYRIEQEIGRGGMAVVYRARDLRLDRTVALKLLAPELARNDTFRRRFTHESRVAAAIDHPHIVPVFEAGEADGLLYIAMRYVPGQDLRTLLRREGPLPMATAGRIAAQTASALDAAHRHDLVHRDVKPGNVLVDEGTDSDHPEHVYLTDFGLTKKSLSLTGFTTVGQFVGTLDYVAPEQISGRPVDGRCDVYGLACVVYEMLGGAPPFQRDDDMALLWAHQFDPPPHLTGRRPDLPAAVDEVLIRALAKVPDDRYGSCGAFVTALRAAAHGPGRAPTRTAAVAAPGSSGPPPPPAPPSWALPVFPGLPTSPGTSG